One Virgibacillus proomii DNA window includes the following coding sequences:
- the pflA gene encoding pyruvate formate-lyase-activating protein, with protein sequence MIGRIHSIETCGTVDGPGLRYVIFLQGCLLRCQFCHNPDTWDVKGGTERSVEDIINDLQDYLPYIKESGGITVSGGEPLLQIDFLLELFKECKKLGVHTAIDTSAGCFRESPTFLRKVDELLKVTDLVLLDLKHLDSQLHKQLTGLPNEHILKFAELLAEKDVPVWIRRVLVPGRTDDPEELAKLNEFITKLGNVKKVEILPYHTMGVYKWEQLNLDYPLANVNPPSKEEVERAEQILSITSK encoded by the coding sequence ATGATCGGAAGAATTCACTCCATTGAAACCTGCGGTACTGTGGATGGACCTGGACTACGTTATGTAATTTTTTTACAAGGATGTCTACTGCGTTGCCAATTTTGCCACAATCCCGATACATGGGATGTAAAAGGAGGCACAGAAAGAAGTGTAGAAGACATCATAAATGACTTACAGGATTACCTTCCATATATAAAGGAGAGCGGAGGCATAACCGTAAGTGGTGGAGAGCCTTTATTACAAATTGACTTTCTGCTTGAACTGTTTAAAGAATGTAAAAAGCTAGGTGTCCACACCGCTATCGATACATCTGCTGGATGTTTCCGTGAAAGCCCTACTTTTTTAAGGAAAGTTGATGAATTACTAAAAGTTACCGATCTTGTATTATTAGATTTAAAACATTTAGATTCGCAATTACACAAACAACTTACTGGTCTGCCTAATGAACACATTTTAAAATTCGCTGAATTATTAGCTGAAAAAGACGTCCCTGTTTGGATTCGCCGTGTACTTGTGCCCGGCAGAACGGACGATCCAGAAGAGCTTGCCAAATTAAATGAATTTATTACTAAACTTGGCAATGTAAAAAAAGTAGAAATTCTGCCATACCATACGATGGGCGTCTACAAATGGGAACAGTTAAATCTAGACTACCCACTTGCTAACGTCAATCCGCCTTCCAAAGAAGAAGTAGAGCGAGCTGAACAAATACTATCCATTACGTCAAAATAA
- the argS gene encoding arginine--tRNA ligase yields the protein MNVLTETEEALKQQIKEAVLKAELASAEEIPPIVLEKPKEKNHGDFATAIAMQLARIAKKSPRSIADEIVNHLNQTEASIEKVEIAGPGFINFFIKEDFLGSIIPAIIKEGDAYGKSTAGQDKRIQVEFVSVNPTGDLHLGHARGAAFGDVLCNVLAAAGYQVEREYYINDAGNQIDNLALSVEARYLQALGQDASMPEDGYYGEDIIQIGKKLSEEYDDKWVHSEREERLAFFREYGLNYELGKIKEDLESFRVSFDSWFSERTLYKEGKITEALQVLDKYTYEKDGATWFRSTEFGDDKDRVLVKQDGSYTYLTPDIAYHKNKLDRGFDQIINVWGADHHGYIPRMRAAIQALGYPVDKFSVKIIQMVNLYENGEKLRMSKRTGKAVALRELMEEVGVDAVRYYFVMRSNDSQLDFDMDLARSESNDNPVFYVQYAHARICTMLKQAQAKGFSIDDSADVSLLTREKETDLLKQLAKFPQVIADAAEKQTPHKITQYVFDLASLLHSFYNAEKVLDIENQELTKARILLMKAVKITLANALRVLGVTAPEKM from the coding sequence ATGAATGTCTTAACAGAGACAGAAGAAGCGTTAAAGCAGCAAATTAAAGAAGCTGTATTAAAGGCAGAGCTTGCAAGTGCAGAAGAAATACCCCCAATTGTTTTAGAAAAGCCTAAGGAAAAAAATCATGGTGACTTTGCGACCGCAATTGCCATGCAATTAGCTCGGATAGCGAAAAAATCACCTCGGTCGATTGCTGATGAGATCGTGAACCATCTGAACCAAACAGAAGCTTCGATTGAAAAAGTAGAGATTGCCGGGCCAGGGTTTATTAACTTTTTCATAAAAGAGGACTTTCTCGGCTCTATTATCCCTGCAATTATAAAGGAAGGGGATGCATATGGAAAGTCAACAGCAGGTCAAGACAAACGCATACAAGTAGAGTTTGTATCCGTTAATCCAACGGGGGATCTTCACCTAGGTCATGCCCGTGGAGCGGCGTTTGGAGATGTGCTTTGTAATGTGTTGGCTGCAGCAGGTTATCAAGTAGAACGAGAATATTACATTAATGATGCAGGCAATCAAATCGATAATTTGGCACTTTCTGTGGAAGCACGTTATTTACAAGCGCTTGGTCAAGATGCATCTATGCCTGAAGATGGATATTACGGTGAAGATATTATTCAGATTGGTAAAAAATTAAGTGAAGAGTATGATGATAAGTGGGTACATAGCGAACGAGAAGAGCGTCTTGCCTTTTTTAGAGAGTACGGATTAAATTATGAATTAGGAAAAATTAAAGAAGATCTGGAAAGCTTTCGGGTGAGCTTTGATTCATGGTTTTCGGAGAGGACCTTATATAAAGAAGGAAAAATTACCGAAGCGCTTCAGGTTTTAGATAAATATACGTATGAGAAGGACGGAGCTACTTGGTTTCGTTCAACTGAATTTGGTGATGATAAGGATCGCGTTTTAGTTAAACAGGATGGAAGCTATACGTATTTAACCCCGGATATCGCGTATCATAAAAACAAGCTGGATCGCGGCTTTGATCAAATTATTAATGTTTGGGGAGCAGATCATCATGGATATATTCCTCGTATGCGTGCAGCTATTCAAGCATTAGGGTATCCGGTTGACAAGTTCAGTGTCAAGATTATTCAAATGGTTAATCTGTATGAGAATGGTGAAAAGCTAAGGATGAGTAAACGAACAGGTAAGGCTGTTGCACTGCGTGAATTAATGGAAGAAGTTGGCGTAGATGCTGTCCGTTATTACTTTGTTATGCGTTCGAACGACTCACAACTTGATTTTGACATGGATTTGGCGCGCTCTGAATCGAATGATAATCCGGTATTTTATGTACAATATGCTCATGCGCGAATTTGTACGATGTTAAAACAAGCACAAGCAAAGGGATTCTCGATTGATGATTCAGCAGATGTATCATTATTAACGAGAGAGAAAGAAACAGACTTGTTAAAACAACTAGCTAAGTTTCCGCAAGTCATCGCTGATGCTGCGGAAAAACAAACCCCACATAAAATAACACAGTACGTCTTTGATCTAGCGAGTTTACTGCATAGCTTTTATAATGCAGAGAAGGTTTTGGATATAGAGAATCAGGAGCTAACAAAAGCCCGTATTCTTTTAATGAAGGCGGTCAAAATCACGCTTGCTAATGCTTTAAGAGTACTTGGTGTTACTGCACCAGAAAAAATGTAG
- a CDS encoding DUF1934 domain-containing protein codes for MSKRQTPVIIELCTTIEENGEKEYHKVEQRGTFYRKGHIDVLTYVEAGEGMPTVSNLLTIQPNKVNLKRSGNVKMNQQFLLNKKTENIVKHPYGSLYMETFTTKIVYEPIQPAKVGNLYIAYEIKLNDQHIRRQKINLIIKKEDNKA; via the coding sequence ATGAGTAAGCGGCAAACACCAGTAATAATCGAGCTTTGTACAACTATTGAAGAAAATGGTGAAAAGGAATATCATAAAGTAGAACAGCGTGGCACTTTTTATCGAAAAGGTCATATAGACGTTCTTACATATGTAGAAGCAGGAGAAGGAATGCCTACCGTAAGCAACTTACTCACTATCCAGCCAAATAAGGTCAATTTGAAGCGATCTGGAAATGTAAAGATGAACCAGCAATTTCTTTTAAATAAGAAGACAGAAAATATAGTGAAGCATCCTTATGGCAGTTTATATATGGAGACTTTTACGACAAAGATTGTCTACGAGCCTATCCAGCCTGCAAAGGTTGGGAACCTCTATATCGCTTACGAAATAAAGCTAAATGATCAACATATAAGGCGGCAGAAGATCAATTTAATCATAAAAAAGGAGGACAATAAGGCATGA
- a CDS encoding L-lactate dehydrogenase translates to MNITPGNKIVLVGTGAVGSSYAYALINQGLSNELVLVDINTKKTEGEVMDLSHGVVYAPSAIKIKHGTYEDCTDAALVVICAGAAQKPGETRLDLVNKNVKIFKSMVASIMNAGFNGIFIVATNPVDILSYATWKFSNLPKERIIGTGTILDSARFRYLLSQTFATAPTSVHGYIIGEHGDSQLPIWSTANISGSLIAEKLSEEQKTEIAAKVRNAAYEIISLKGATYYGIGIALARITKAILNNEQVVLPIGTLLEGEHGYEDVFIGVPSIIDRTGVKRVADFSLDQDEKKKFAKSVETLKAVQARIFP, encoded by the coding sequence ATGAATATTACACCAGGAAATAAAATTGTTCTTGTTGGTACAGGTGCAGTTGGATCAAGTTATGCTTATGCACTAATAAATCAAGGTTTAAGCAATGAACTTGTTTTAGTAGATATTAATACGAAGAAAACGGAAGGAGAAGTAATGGACTTGAGTCATGGAGTTGTCTACGCTCCTAGTGCAATAAAAATTAAGCATGGAACTTATGAAGATTGTACCGATGCTGCATTAGTTGTTATCTGTGCCGGGGCGGCACAAAAGCCAGGTGAAACAAGACTAGACCTAGTTAATAAAAATGTAAAAATTTTCAAGTCCATGGTCGCATCTATTATGAATGCTGGTTTTAACGGAATTTTTATTGTTGCAACCAATCCTGTCGATATTTTGTCCTACGCGACATGGAAATTTTCCAATTTGCCAAAAGAACGAATTATTGGTACCGGTACGATATTAGATTCAGCTCGATTCCGCTACTTATTAAGCCAAACATTTGCAACTGCCCCTACAAGTGTTCATGGTTACATTATCGGAGAACATGGTGATTCCCAACTCCCTATTTGGAGTACAGCTAACATTTCAGGATCACTCATTGCAGAAAAACTATCCGAAGAACAAAAAACCGAAATCGCAGCCAAGGTTCGCAATGCAGCTTATGAAATTATTAGTTTAAAAGGAGCTACGTATTACGGCATTGGGATAGCATTAGCACGAATCACGAAGGCGATCTTAAATAATGAACAAGTTGTATTACCAATAGGAACTTTATTAGAGGGAGAACATGGTTACGAAGATGTATTTATTGGTGTTCCCTCTATTATCGATCGGACCGGTGTTAAGCGCGTCGCAGATTTTTCATTAGATCAAGATGAAAAGAAAAAATTCGCTAAATCAGTTGAAACATTAAAAGCAGTTCAAGCACGTATTTTCCCTTAA
- a CDS encoding transglycosylase domain-containing protein, whose product MSKHRRKHKHRFILFGSGILFAIGIAFIAGIYFISFLLGPPPLSLDQKTVLYSSNGEVIGKTSELNNEGWVKLDDIANDAVQATLAIEDQHFYDHHGFDLKRIFGAVIENIKSFSLKEGASTLTQQYARNLYLTHEKTWLRKIKEAFFTIRLEMFYSKSEILEGYLNTIYYGHGAYGIEAASEVFFNKSANELSLAESTMLAGIPKGPTYYSPFNNDTKANQRQHHILKTMLSQNKISSAEYKQAKQQRLTYRQTKEQKQTNPGAYFQDFAIQEASKVLNLDADEVRSGGYRIHTTLNKDHQLKLEKELGTTIANSSEIQASGLAIDPQTGEIIAMIGGRNYDESTFNRAIRAKRMPGSAFKPFVYYTALEHGYNATTMLMSKPTTFELSGGKVYQPGNFNGYYANKPISLAQALALSDNIYAVKTNMYVGPENVVDTAKQFGFSSKLSPIPSLALGTEVVSMKEIVRGYGMIANGGKQVDPYAIKKIVNREGETIYEHPNYPQEQILDKKKTYILAHLLTGMFDHALDGYMQVTGSSIIDQLDRTYAGKSGSTDSDSWMIGFSSSIVTGIWVGYDDNRKIEQVEETSYAKDIWANFMDAAHQDLPKSSLPIPSGVIGVPVDPATGQRATPYCSSSRVMFFEKGSEPKEYCSLHFPEDSPNKTDPKPKDKSILEKVFDLFH is encoded by the coding sequence ATGAGCAAACATAGAAGAAAACATAAACACAGATTTATCCTGTTCGGATCAGGTATCTTATTTGCAATAGGCATAGCATTTATTGCTGGCATCTACTTCATTAGCTTTCTGCTTGGCCCCCCACCATTATCACTTGACCAAAAAACGGTTCTATACAGTAGTAATGGGGAAGTCATTGGCAAAACAAGTGAATTAAATAACGAAGGATGGGTAAAGCTTGATGATATTGCAAATGACGCTGTACAAGCAACGCTTGCAATTGAAGATCAGCATTTTTACGATCATCATGGTTTTGACTTAAAGCGTATTTTTGGTGCAGTTATTGAAAATATAAAGTCTTTCTCGCTTAAAGAAGGTGCAAGTACATTAACACAACAATACGCACGAAACTTATACTTAACCCACGAAAAAACATGGTTGCGAAAAATAAAAGAGGCTTTCTTTACCATTCGTTTGGAAATGTTCTATTCGAAATCAGAGATACTAGAAGGCTATCTAAATACGATTTACTACGGTCATGGAGCATATGGGATTGAAGCTGCTAGTGAAGTATTTTTTAATAAATCAGCCAATGAACTTTCCTTGGCAGAATCTACTATGCTCGCAGGTATTCCTAAAGGCCCAACCTACTACTCTCCATTCAATAATGATACAAAGGCAAACCAACGGCAACACCATATTCTAAAAACAATGTTATCACAAAATAAAATTAGTTCAGCTGAGTATAAACAAGCTAAACAACAACGATTAACATATCGACAAACGAAAGAGCAAAAGCAAACGAATCCAGGTGCTTACTTTCAGGATTTCGCCATTCAGGAAGCAAGTAAAGTATTAAATCTGGATGCTGATGAAGTTCGATCGGGAGGATATCGGATTCACACTACATTAAACAAAGATCACCAGTTAAAACTTGAAAAAGAGCTAGGAACTACGATTGCTAATTCCAGCGAGATCCAAGCAAGTGGGCTCGCTATTGACCCACAAACCGGAGAAATCATCGCTATGATTGGTGGTCGTAACTATGATGAAAGTACCTTTAATCGAGCAATCCGTGCAAAGCGAATGCCTGGATCTGCCTTTAAACCATTTGTCTATTATACAGCATTGGAACATGGATATAATGCAACAACGATGTTAATGAGCAAACCAACTACATTTGAACTGTCCGGAGGTAAAGTATATCAACCAGGTAATTTTAATGGGTATTATGCAAATAAACCTATTTCACTTGCCCAGGCCTTAGCTCTTTCAGATAATATTTATGCCGTGAAGACCAATATGTATGTGGGTCCAGAAAATGTCGTTGATACAGCTAAACAATTTGGCTTTTCTAGTAAGCTTAGTCCGATTCCATCTTTAGCACTTGGAACAGAAGTTGTATCAATGAAGGAAATCGTTCGCGGTTATGGAATGATTGCAAATGGTGGGAAACAAGTAGATCCGTATGCGATCAAAAAAATTGTTAATCGAGAAGGTGAGACAATCTATGAACATCCGAACTACCCCCAAGAGCAAATTCTTGATAAAAAGAAGACATACATCCTAGCCCATTTGCTAACAGGAATGTTTGACCATGCTCTTGACGGCTATATGCAAGTGACAGGCTCTTCCATTATTGACCAACTCGACCGTACATATGCAGGAAAATCAGGGTCGACAGATTCCGATAGTTGGATGATTGGATTTAGCTCGTCTATTGTTACTGGTATTTGGGTAGGTTATGATGATAACAGAAAAATAGAGCAGGTAGAAGAAACAAGTTATGCCAAAGATATATGGGCTAATTTTATGGATGCCGCTCATCAAGATTTGCCAAAAAGCAGTTTGCCTATCCCTTCAGGAGTTATTGGTGTTCCCGTTGACCCTGCTACTGGACAACGTGCCACTCCTTATTGTTCATCAAGCAGGGTTATGTTTTTTGAAAAAGGAAGTGAACCGAAAGAATATTGTTCCCTTCACTTTCCGGAAGATTCACCAAATAAAACCGATCCAAAGCCTAAAGACAAAAGCATCTTGGAGAAAGTTTTTGACCTTTTCCATTAA
- a CDS encoding YwhD family protein has translation MNSDQSSNQKKNRFTIIKDDSTDGHSGYGYGSISLENMSSIIVDPNENKAYVDMAAMHARSDIERRVKYFSDKSEVPNGKLYWIVWVNIDRNETGPYYAGVAGSELRVDKPNKRAYKSMPEHVTHMEKSLKGKVVVDHMDDHSKKLLKDFLVEFNQDMWNNSSEELKSALPK, from the coding sequence ATGAATTCCGATCAATCTTCGAATCAGAAAAAGAATAGATTTACAATTATTAAAGATGATTCCACAGACGGTCATAGCGGCTACGGCTATGGTTCTATCAGCTTAGAGAATATGTCTTCCATAATCGTTGATCCGAATGAGAATAAAGCATATGTTGATATGGCAGCGATGCATGCGCGAAGTGATATTGAACGTCGAGTTAAGTATTTCTCCGATAAAAGTGAGGTACCTAATGGTAAGCTTTATTGGATTGTATGGGTGAATATCGATCGTAACGAAACCGGCCCTTACTATGCTGGTGTGGCTGGAAGCGAGCTACGTGTTGACAAACCGAATAAGCGTGCATATAAATCAATGCCTGAGCATGTGACACATATGGAAAAATCACTAAAAGGAAAAGTAGTCGTTGATCATATGGACGATCATTCTAAAAAATTATTAAAGGACTTTTTAGTTGAGTTTAATCAAGATATGTGGAACAATTCTTCAGAAGAATTAAAGTCAGCTCTGCCAAAGTAA
- a CDS encoding YwgA family protein: MLTNHAKLMQFFSVANEVTGRKKLQKMIYILQKCNIPFEEKYAFHFYGPYSEELTLRVEELCNLGFIKESKEEKSNYYQYHYTITEDGAAFLEQFKMDMPDFSAQVKAMQEKSSRFLELVATLLYFDDLPLEESIAKVYTVKPKQKYTDEEIQEALAFINDIRH, encoded by the coding sequence ATGTTAACTAACCATGCAAAATTAATGCAATTTTTTTCGGTAGCAAATGAAGTAACGGGCAGAAAAAAACTGCAAAAGATGATTTATATTTTGCAAAAATGCAATATACCTTTTGAGGAGAAATACGCATTTCATTTTTATGGTCCTTATTCAGAAGAGTTAACGTTGCGCGTGGAAGAATTATGTAATCTAGGTTTTATAAAGGAATCTAAGGAAGAAAAAAGCAATTATTATCAATATCACTATACAATTACGGAAGATGGAGCAGCTTTTTTAGAACAATTTAAAATGGACATGCCTGATTTTTCTGCACAAGTAAAAGCGATGCAAGAAAAAAGTTCCCGTTTTTTAGAGTTAGTTGCTACGCTTCTTTACTTTGATGACTTACCACTTGAAGAATCGATTGCTAAAGTTTATACAGTCAAGCCAAAGCAAAAATATACAGATGAAGAAATTCAAGAGGCACTGGCCTTTATCAATGATATTCGTCACTAA
- a CDS encoding HD domain-containing protein encodes MAYKDEQLHEEKVFKDPVHRYVHVRDKVIWDLIATPEFQRLRRIKQLGTTNLTFHGAEHSRFNHSLGVYEIVRRIISNFEGRPHWNKEERLLCLCAALLHDLGHGPFSHSFEKVFKLDHEYFTQQIILGNTEVNAILERVEKGFAQDVSDVIAKTYRDKLVVSLISSQIDADRMDYLQRDAYFTGVSYGHFDMERILRVMRPMEDQVVIKSTGMHAVEDYIMSRYQMYWQVYFHPVTRSAEVILCKILQRAKVLYEDKTYEFKLKPTHFESFFTGNVKLEDYLKLDEGIVSYYFQLWQEEDDVILRDLCERFMNRRLFKYVEFNPNLQMNDWMELHQLFTETNIDPAYYLVVDSSSDLPYDFYRPGEEEERLPIHLLMPNGELRELSRESDIVEAISGKKRTDHKLYYPHDFLENLEDEQKKARMKEILSGQGEVKHVN; translated from the coding sequence ATGGCATATAAGGATGAGCAGCTCCACGAGGAAAAGGTTTTCAAAGATCCCGTACACCGTTATGTTCATGTAAGAGATAAGGTGATTTGGGATTTAATTGCTACCCCGGAGTTTCAACGATTGCGAAGAATAAAGCAGCTAGGCACTACAAATTTAACATTTCATGGTGCAGAACATAGTCGTTTTAATCACTCGCTTGGAGTTTATGAAATTGTCAGAAGAATCATATCGAACTTTGAAGGGCGTCCACATTGGAATAAAGAGGAGCGTCTTCTTTGTTTATGTGCGGCTTTATTACACGATTTAGGTCATGGTCCATTTTCCCACTCCTTTGAAAAAGTATTTAAACTGGATCATGAGTATTTTACACAACAAATTATTTTAGGGAATACAGAAGTAAATGCTATTTTAGAGCGAGTGGAAAAGGGATTTGCACAAGATGTTTCCGATGTGATTGCTAAAACATACCGTGATAAATTAGTCGTCAGTTTAATCTCCAGTCAAATTGATGCGGACAGAATGGATTACCTGCAACGGGATGCCTATTTCACCGGAGTCAGCTATGGACATTTTGATATGGAACGAATTCTTCGAGTTATGCGACCAATGGAGGATCAAGTAGTCATTAAGTCAACAGGGATGCATGCTGTTGAAGATTATATTATGAGCCGTTATCAAATGTACTGGCAAGTTTATTTTCATCCGGTAACAAGAAGTGCGGAAGTTATTCTGTGTAAAATACTACAGCGTGCGAAAGTACTGTATGAAGATAAAACATACGAATTCAAGTTAAAGCCCACTCATTTTGAATCTTTTTTTACAGGGAATGTGAAGCTTGAGGATTATTTAAAATTAGATGAAGGTATTGTCTCTTATTATTTTCAGTTATGGCAAGAAGAAGATGATGTTATCCTTCGTGATCTTTGTGAGCGTTTTATGAATCGCCGTTTATTTAAATATGTTGAGTTTAATCCCAACTTACAAATGAATGATTGGATGGAACTGCATCAATTATTTACAGAAACAAATATAGACCCGGCCTATTATTTAGTTGTCGATTCGTCTTCTGATTTACCATATGATTTTTACCGTCCTGGTGAAGAGGAAGAACGGTTGCCAATTCATTTATTAATGCCAAATGGGGAGTTACGCGAATTATCACGGGAGTCCGATATTGTGGAAGCAATTTCTGGTAAGAAGCGAACCGATCATAAGCTCTATTATCCTCATGATTTTTTAGAAAACTTAGAGGATGAGCAGAAAAAGGCGCGGATGAAAGAAATATTATCTGGTCAGGGAGAGGTAAAACATGTTAACTAA
- a CDS encoding lipoate--protein ligase family protein, translated as MKNWKDIIAHDTIRYLDHTSLQTFHHEPYTALHSFAIDDALALSVSNRLSPPIIRLWVHENTIVLGIPDGKLPFVKEGVDLLRKAGFDVVIRNSGGLAVALDHGVLNISFILPGVKELSIHDGYEAMVSFIQYLLRDLTDEIKAYEIVHSYCPGDYDLSINGKKFAGISQRRVKDGAAVQIYLDVEGNSYKRASLIRDFYAISKKGEATKFSYPQVDPHVMCSLSQLLDTPLTIADMKKRVITALEEANQQVVKSSFSESEYRDYTKRLAQMKKRNEHIHR; from the coding sequence ATGAAAAATTGGAAAGACATTATCGCACATGACACCATTCGCTATTTAGACCATACATCGCTGCAAACGTTTCATCATGAACCTTACACAGCGCTACATTCTTTTGCTATTGACGATGCATTAGCACTTTCAGTTAGTAACCGGCTTTCTCCTCCGATCATCCGCCTTTGGGTGCATGAGAATACAATTGTATTGGGGATTCCTGATGGTAAGCTCCCTTTTGTCAAAGAAGGTGTTGATCTATTACGTAAGGCTGGTTTTGATGTCGTCATTCGTAATTCTGGGGGACTTGCAGTGGCGTTGGATCATGGTGTACTAAATATATCCTTTATTTTGCCCGGAGTAAAGGAACTGTCGATTCATGATGGCTATGAAGCAATGGTGAGCTTTATACAGTATCTATTAAGGGATTTAACTGATGAAATTAAGGCTTATGAAATCGTTCATTCCTATTGTCCGGGTGATTATGATTTAAGTATTAACGGAAAGAAATTTGCCGGAATTTCTCAGCGGCGGGTAAAAGATGGTGCCGCGGTGCAAATTTATCTCGATGTAGAAGGAAATAGCTATAAACGAGCTAGTCTTATTCGGGATTTCTACGCCATCAGTAAAAAGGGAGAAGCAACTAAATTTTCCTATCCACAAGTCGATCCTCATGTGATGTGCTCTTTATCTCAATTACTAGACACTCCTTTAACGATTGCGGATATGAAGAAACGTGTCATAACAGCATTAGAAGAAGCAAATCAACAAGTGGTAAAATCATCTTTCAGCGAATCAGAATATCGAGACTATACAAAAAGACTAGCACAAATGAAGAAACGAAATGAACATATCCATAGATAA
- the pta gene encoding phosphate acetyltransferase, translated as MSELFEQMKEKVIDQPKSIVFPEGTDQRILTAASKLAAEDVLLPILIGEKSSVKQKAEEAGVDITRCKIMDPKEFAEFDLMVETFVERRKGKATKEDAEKILLDENYFGTMLVYMNQADGLVSGAAHSTADTVRPALQIIKTKEGVKKTSGVFVMVRGEEKYVFADCAINITPDSQDLAEIAVESAETAKLFGIQPRVAMLSFSTKGSAKSEETERVVEALKLAKEKNPSLVIDGEFQFDAAFVPSVAKQKAPGAVLQGDANVFIFPSLEAGNIGYKIAQRLGNFEAVGPILQGLNKPVNDLSRGCDAEDVYNLALITAAQA; from the coding sequence GTGAGTGAATTATTTGAGCAAATGAAAGAAAAAGTGATTGACCAACCCAAATCTATTGTCTTTCCGGAAGGGACAGATCAACGTATATTGACTGCTGCGAGTAAACTTGCTGCTGAAGATGTCTTACTGCCAATTCTAATTGGAGAAAAGTCAAGCGTAAAACAGAAGGCAGAAGAAGCAGGTGTAGATATTACTCGTTGCAAAATAATGGATCCAAAAGAATTCGCGGAGTTTGATTTAATGGTTGAAACATTTGTGGAGCGCCGTAAAGGAAAAGCAACCAAAGAAGATGCGGAAAAGATACTTTTAGATGAGAATTATTTTGGCACCATGCTTGTTTATATGAATCAAGCAGATGGTCTTGTAAGTGGTGCAGCTCATTCTACTGCAGATACGGTAAGGCCAGCACTGCAAATTATTAAAACAAAAGAAGGAGTTAAGAAAACATCCGGTGTTTTTGTTATGGTTCGCGGCGAAGAAAAGTATGTCTTTGCTGATTGTGCGATCAACATAACTCCCGATAGTCAAGATCTTGCGGAAATAGCAGTGGAAAGTGCGGAAACAGCGAAGCTATTTGGTATCCAGCCACGTGTTGCTATGTTAAGCTTCTCGACGAAGGGTTCAGCAAAATCTGAAGAAACGGAACGGGTAGTAGAAGCACTAAAATTAGCGAAGGAAAAAAATCCGTCACTTGTGATCGATGGTGAGTTTCAATTTGATGCTGCGTTCGTACCAAGCGTTGCAAAGCAAAAAGCTCCAGGGGCTGTACTGCAAGGAGATGCGAATGTATTTATTTTCCCAAGCCTTGAAGCAGGGAATATAGGTTATAAAATTGCTCAACGATTAGGGAACTTTGAAGCAGTAGGGCCAATTTTACAAGGTTTAAACAAGCCGGTAAATGATTTATCACGCGGATGTGATGCAGAGGATGTTTATAATTTAGCACTAATTACAGCTGCTCAAGCTTAA